A window of the Tiliqua scincoides isolate rTilSci1 chromosome 5, rTilSci1.hap2, whole genome shotgun sequence genome harbors these coding sequences:
- the LOC136653749 gene encoding perforin-1-like yields MREGLGCFRVGPDMHKGSPVLAACVVLFFLHFTPVSPQCRAGTALECQKAHQFVPGLLHAEHGIDITTLDTSHGKLMDLREWQSSGGTCTLCDNPLQKHNKLQKIPVAVTNWKANISCQKKVQHSVPKSVISVAEEITKITIKNDWKTELDVDVKSSANFQRILAGSHSDFTSFAKRKISHNYIFLLHHVSCSYYKFSIDKDKSVSQNFKDQVKVLPEKYDHNSKLDYHSLIIFYGTHFIKEVDLGAAFRFLTALPFCKMQLQEFTDTEISKCLEIQMGHLIGFDKVTKEPDFENCKGTLQDFIYPWGFPNQVTSIYGGSMYLQLNFYNYAFWNDPGDWLESVRSEPGLISYSVEPLHALLDKNDPRRDSLRQAVSAYVRERVLWRNCTPSCPPGVQQSTWDSCSCECPTNDFTNAMCCPQQPGLAKLTVTIKSAKGLWGDYFSRSDAYVKVIFKEKVMCTPTIWNFNNPEWNVNLDFGIIQLTKGYTHLEIQVWDEDVVRDDLLGKCFVLLKAWDSNVYNCHLEQGSLLFKYNFICGPHLGGPICWDYFPFPSWKDRKKYFHKTP; encoded by the exons ATGCGTGAGGGGTTGG ggTGTTTTCGTGTTGGACCAGACATGCACAAAGGGAGCCCCGTCCTGGCAGCCTGCGTGGttctcttcttcctccatttCACTCCTGTGTCTCCACAATGCAGGGCAGGCACAGCTCTTGAGTGCCAGAAGGCTCATCAATTTGTACCCGGCCTTCTCCATGCAGAACATGGCATTGATATAACCACTTTGGATACATCCCATGGCAAGCTGATGGATCTGCGTGAATGGCAATCATCAGGTGGCACCTGTACCTTGTGTGACAATCCCTTACAGAAACACAACAAACTCCAGAAGATTCCTGTGGCCGTCACTAACTGGAAAGCCAACATTTCATGCCAAAAGAAAGTTCAACACTCTGTCCCCAAGTCAGTCATTTCAGTGGCTGAGGAGATAACAAAAATAACTATAAAAAATGATTGGAAGACAGAGCTGGACGTGGACGTGAAATCCAGTGCCAACTTCCAAAGGATTCTGGCAGGATCCCATTCTGATTTCACTTCATTCGCCAAAAGGAAGATTTCACACAACtacattttccttctccatcATGTCTCCTGCTCATACTACAA GTTCAGTATCGACAAAGATAAATCAGTTAGTCAGAATTTTAAAGACCAAGTAAAGGttctcccagaaaagtatgaTCACAACTCAAAGCTGGACTATCACAGCCTGATTATCTTCTACGGGACGCACTTTATAAAAGAAGTTGACCTGGGGGCAGCTTTCAGGTTCTTGACGGCTCTTCCATTTTGCAAGATGCAACTGCAAGAATTCACTGACACTGAGATCAGTAAATGCCTGGAAATTCAGATGGGTCACCTTATCGGTTTTGATAAAGTGACCAAGGAGCCAGACTTCGAGAATTGCAAGGGGACTCTACAAGACTTCATTTACCCCTGGGGATTCCCGAATCAGGTGACGTCCATTTACGGTGGGTCCATGTACCTTCAGTTGAACTTTTACAATTATGCATTCTGGAATGACCCCGGAGACTGGTTGGAGAGTGTCAGATCTGAGCCTGGCCTGATTTCCTACTCCGTAGAGCCGCTCCATGCCTTGCTGGATAAAAACGACCCTCGGAGGGACAGCTTGCGGCAGGCAGTGAGCGCGTATGTGAGAGAAAGAGTTCTGTGGAGGAActgcaccccctcctgcccaccagGGGTTCAACAGAGCACATGGGACTCCTGCTCCTGTGAGTGCCCCACAAATGACTTCACCAACGCCATGTGTTGCCCACAACAGCCAGGCCTGGCCAAGCTGACGGTGACCATAAAAAGTGCCAAGGGTTTGTGGGGGGACTACTTCTCACGTTCTGACGCGTACGTCAAGGTGATCTTCAAAGAGAAGGTAATGTGCACGCCCACTATTTGGAACTTCAATAACCCAGAATGGAATGTCAACTTGGATTTTGGAATCATCCAACTCACAAAAGGGTACACCCACTTAGAAATACAAGTCTGGGATGAGGACGTTGTACGGGATGATCTTTTGGGGAAATGCTTTGTATTGTTGAAAGCTTGGGATTCAAATGTTTACAATTGTCATCTAGAGCAAGGGAGCCTACTTTTCAAGTATAACTTCATCTGTGGTCCGCACCTTGGAGGCCCTATCTGCTGGGATTATTTCCCTTTCCCTAGCTGGAAagatagaaaaaaatattttcacaagACACCGTGA